One region of Pseudomonas alvandae genomic DNA includes:
- a CDS encoding Gfo/Idh/MocA family protein — translation MRIGLVGYGKGGRFFHAPLISSLPGATFVGVVTRSAERRQQLATDHPGVQAFDSLAQLVAAGVDAVVVSTPLEARPAVVMEAIEHGVAVVSDKPFALDSAQAEAMVLAAERRNVPLSVYQNRRWDSDFLTVRKLLASGALGQVIRFESSVERYSPTSVGKGSGGGFLRDLGSHLVDQALQLFGPVIRVYAELDYRQPGQAFDNGFFLSLTHAGGVISHLSGNCVQNAPRPRFRVSGSEGCYTVEGLDGQEALALAGRSPATEGERWGAEEHRRWGWFEHGAERERVASERGCWLEFYQRLQAALQGDGPLPVAARDALATTRILDAARQSAEQGEVVCLSAPVGHGTKNE, via the coding sequence ATGCGAATCGGACTAGTCGGCTATGGCAAGGGTGGGCGGTTCTTTCATGCGCCACTCATCAGCAGTCTGCCCGGCGCTACGTTCGTCGGCGTGGTGACCCGCTCCGCCGAGCGGCGCCAGCAATTGGCAACCGACCACCCCGGCGTCCAGGCCTTCGACAGCCTGGCGCAACTGGTGGCGGCCGGCGTCGATGCGGTGGTGGTGTCAACGCCGCTGGAGGCCCGTCCGGCCGTGGTGATGGAAGCCATCGAGCACGGCGTGGCGGTGGTCAGCGACAAGCCTTTTGCCCTTGACTCCGCCCAGGCCGAAGCGATGGTGCTGGCCGCCGAACGCCGCAACGTGCCGTTGAGCGTGTACCAGAACCGTCGCTGGGATTCGGATTTCCTGACCGTGCGCAAATTGCTCGCGTCCGGCGCCCTGGGTCAGGTCATTCGCTTTGAGTCCAGCGTAGAGCGTTACTCGCCGACCTCGGTGGGCAAAGGCAGCGGCGGGGGATTCCTGCGTGACCTGGGCAGCCATCTGGTGGACCAGGCGCTGCAGTTGTTCGGGCCGGTGATACGGGTTTATGCCGAGCTGGATTATCGACAGCCGGGCCAGGCGTTCGATAACGGTTTCTTCCTTTCACTGACCCATGCCGGTGGCGTCATTTCCCACTTGAGCGGTAATTGCGTGCAAAACGCTCCACGCCCACGTTTCCGGGTCAGCGGCAGCGAAGGCTGCTATACCGTCGAAGGCCTCGACGGGCAGGAAGCCTTGGCATTGGCGGGGCGGAGCCCAGCCACCGAAGGCGAACGCTGGGGCGCCGAGGAGCACCGGCGCTGGGGTTGGTTCGAGCACGGTGCCGAGCGCGAACGTGTGGCCTCGGAGCGCGGTTGCTGGCTGGAGTTCTATCAGCGCCTCCAGGCCGCGTTGCAGGGCGACGGCCCTCTGCCGGTGGCGGCCCGCGATGCCTTGGCCACGACGCGTATCCTGGACGCTGCCAGGCAAAGTGCGGAGCAAGGCGAGGTGGTGTGTTTATCAGCGCCTGTAGGACATGGAACAAAAAACGAATAA
- a CDS encoding sugar ABC transporter substrate-binding protein — MNTKTRIASLALSLMFASGAALADLKIGVSMSQFDDTWLTYLRESMDKKAKSLPDGVTLQFEDARSDVVKQLSQVESFISQKVDALIVNPVDTAATQRITKAAVAAGIPLVYVNRRPDDPKLPQGVVTVASDDLEAGRMQMQYLADKMGGKGDIVILLGDLANNSTTNRTKGVKEILAKYPGIKIEQEQTGTWSRDKGMTLVNDWLTQGREFNAVVSNNDEMAIGAAMALKQAGTKKGSVLIAGVDGTPDGLNAIKKGDMAVSVFQDAKGQADGSIDTAVKMAKGEKMESVVVPYRLITPENVDQFK; from the coding sequence ATGAACACCAAGACTCGCATTGCCTCGCTGGCCCTGTCATTGATGTTCGCCAGCGGCGCTGCCCTGGCGGACCTGAAGATCGGCGTCAGCATGTCTCAGTTCGATGACACCTGGTTGACCTACCTGCGCGAATCCATGGACAAGAAGGCCAAGTCCCTGCCGGACGGCGTCACGCTGCAGTTCGAAGACGCGCGCAGCGACGTGGTCAAGCAACTGAGCCAGGTGGAAAGCTTCATCAGCCAGAAGGTCGATGCGCTCATCGTCAACCCGGTGGACACCGCCGCGACCCAGCGCATCACCAAGGCCGCCGTGGCCGCCGGTATCCCGCTGGTGTACGTCAACCGCCGTCCGGACGATCCGAAGCTGCCGCAAGGCGTGGTCACCGTGGCCTCGGATGACCTGGAGGCCGGGCGCATGCAGATGCAATACCTGGCCGACAAGATGGGCGGCAAGGGCGACATCGTGATCCTGCTGGGCGATTTGGCGAACAACTCCACCACCAACCGCACCAAGGGCGTCAAGGAAATCCTCGCCAAATACCCGGGCATCAAGATCGAACAGGAACAGACCGGCACCTGGTCCCGGGACAAGGGCATGACCCTGGTTAACGACTGGCTGACCCAAGGCCGTGAATTCAACGCGGTGGTGTCCAACAACGACGAGATGGCCATCGGCGCCGCCATGGCCCTCAAGCAAGCGGGCACCAAGAAGGGCAGCGTGTTGATTGCCGGGGTCGACGGCACGCCGGACGGCTTGAACGCCATCAAGAAAGGCGACATGGCGGTCTCGGTGTTCCAGGACGCCAAGGGCCAGGCCGATGGCTCCATCGACACGGCGGTCAAAATGGCCAAGGGCGAGAAAATGGAATCCGTCGTGGTGCCGTATCGCCTGATCACGCCGGAGAACGTCGACCAGTTCAAGTGA
- a CDS encoding sugar ABC transporter ATP-binding protein, translating to MFASATASSAPAATFRPDVLPDEPYLLEVVNVSKGFPGVVALSDVQLRVRPGSVLALMGENGAGKSTLMKIIAGIYQPDAGELRLRGKPVTFDTPLAALQAGIAMIHQELNLMPHMSIAENIWIGREQLNGLHMVDHGEMHRCTARLLERLRIKLDPEEQVGNLSIAERQMVEIAKAVSYDSDILIMDEPTSAITETEVAHLFSIIADLKAQGKGIIYITHKMNEVFAIADEVAVFRDGAYIGLQRADSMDGDSLISMMVGRELSQLFPVRDKPIGDLVLSVRDLSLDGIFKDVSFDLHAGEILGIAGLMGSGRTNVAEAIFGVTPSTGGEILLDGQPVRITDPHMAIEKGFALLTEDRKLSGLFPCLSVLENMEMAVLPHYVGNGFIQQKALRALCEDMCKKLRVKTPSLEQCIDTLSGGNQQKALLARWLMTNPRILILDEPTRGIDVGAKAEIYRLIAYLASEGMAVIMISSELPEVLGMSDRVMVMHEGDLMGTLDRSEATQERVMQLASGLS from the coding sequence ATGTTCGCATCTGCGACTGCTTCGAGCGCCCCGGCGGCAACGTTCCGGCCGGACGTATTACCCGACGAACCGTACCTGTTGGAGGTCGTCAACGTCAGCAAGGGCTTTCCCGGCGTGGTGGCGTTGTCCGACGTGCAATTGCGGGTGCGTCCCGGCTCGGTGCTGGCCCTGATGGGCGAAAACGGCGCAGGCAAATCCACCTTGATGAAGATCATCGCCGGCATCTACCAGCCCGACGCCGGCGAGCTGCGCCTGCGCGGCAAGCCTGTCACCTTCGACACGCCCCTGGCGGCGTTGCAGGCCGGGATTGCGATGATCCACCAGGAACTGAACCTGATGCCGCACATGAGCATCGCCGAGAACATCTGGATCGGCCGTGAACAGCTCAACGGCCTGCACATGGTCGACCACGGTGAAATGCATCGCTGCACCGCCCGGTTGCTGGAGCGCTTGCGCATCAAGCTCGACCCGGAGGAGCAGGTGGGCAACCTGAGCATCGCCGAGCGGCAGATGGTGGAGATCGCCAAGGCGGTCTCGTACGACTCCGACATCCTGATCATGGACGAGCCGACCTCGGCCATCACCGAGACCGAAGTCGCCCACCTGTTCTCGATCATCGCCGACCTCAAGGCCCAGGGTAAGGGCATCATCTACATCACCCACAAAATGAACGAGGTGTTCGCTATCGCCGATGAAGTGGCGGTGTTTCGCGACGGCGCCTACATCGGCCTGCAACGGGCCGACAGCATGGACGGCGACAGTCTGATTTCGATGATGGTCGGACGCGAACTGAGCCAGTTGTTCCCGGTGCGGGACAAGCCCATCGGTGACTTGGTCCTGTCGGTGCGTGACCTGAGCCTGGACGGCATTTTCAAAGACGTGTCGTTCGACCTGCATGCCGGGGAAATCCTTGGCATCGCCGGGCTGATGGGCTCGGGCCGGACCAACGTTGCCGAGGCGATCTTCGGCGTGACCCCGAGTACCGGCGGCGAGATCCTGCTGGACGGCCAGCCGGTGCGCATCACCGACCCGCACATGGCGATCGAGAAGGGCTTCGCGCTGTTGACCGAGGACCGCAAGCTCAGTGGCCTGTTCCCGTGCCTGTCGGTGCTGGAGAACATGGAAATGGCCGTGCTGCCCCATTACGTCGGCAACGGCTTCATCCAGCAGAAAGCCCTGCGGGCGCTGTGCGAAGACATGTGCAAGAAGCTGCGGGTCAAGACGCCTTCCCTGGAGCAGTGCATCGACACCTTGTCCGGCGGCAACCAGCAGAAGGCCTTGCTGGCGCGCTGGTTGATGACCAACCCGCGCATCCTGATCCTCGACGAGCCGACCCGCGGCATCGACGTCGGCGCCAAGGCCGAGATCTACCGGCTCATTGCCTACCTCGCCAGTGAAGGCATGGCGGTGATCATGATTTCTTCGGAGTTGCCGGAAGTGCTGGGTATGAGCGACCGCGTCATGGTCATGCACGAAGGCGACCTGATGGGCACCCTCGACCGCAGCGAAGCCACCCAGGAACGCGTCATGCAACTGGCGTCGGGCCTGTCCTGA
- a CDS encoding ABC transporter permease, whose protein sequence is MNAILENKPAAAPARTRRRLPTELSIFLVLIGIGLVFELFGWIMRDQSFLMNSQRLVLMILQVSIIGLLAIGVTQVIITTGIDLSSGSVLALSAMIAASLAQTSDFARAVFPSLTDLPVWIPVVAGLGVGLLAGAINGSIIAVTGIPPFIATLGMMVSARGLARYYTEGQPVSMLSDSYTAIGHGAMPVIIFLVVAVIFHIALRYTKYGKYTYAIGGNMQAARTSGINVKRHLVIVYSIAGLLAGLAGVVASARAATGQAGMGMSYELDAIAAAVIGGTSLAGGVGRITGTVIGALILGVMASGFTFVGVDAYIQDIIKGLIIVVAVVIDQYRNKRKLKR, encoded by the coding sequence ATGAACGCAATATTGGAAAACAAACCCGCGGCCGCACCGGCCAGGACGCGTCGGCGGTTGCCGACGGAACTGAGCATCTTCCTGGTGCTGATTGGCATCGGCCTGGTGTTCGAGCTGTTCGGCTGGATCATGCGCGACCAGAGCTTCCTGATGAACTCCCAGCGCCTGGTGCTGATGATCCTGCAGGTGTCGATCATCGGCTTGCTGGCCATTGGCGTGACCCAGGTGATCATTACCACCGGCATCGACCTGTCATCGGGCTCGGTGCTGGCCCTGTCGGCGATGATCGCCGCCAGCCTGGCCCAGACCTCCGATTTCGCCCGGGCGGTGTTCCCCTCCCTGACTGACCTGCCCGTGTGGATCCCGGTGGTGGCGGGGCTCGGCGTAGGGCTGCTGGCGGGGGCGATCAACGGCAGTATCATTGCCGTGACCGGCATCCCGCCGTTCATTGCCACCCTCGGCATGATGGTCTCGGCTCGTGGCCTGGCGCGCTACTACACCGAAGGCCAGCCGGTGAGCATGTTGTCCGATTCGTACACGGCCATCGGCCATGGCGCGATGCCGGTGATCATCTTCCTGGTGGTGGCGGTGATCTTCCACATTGCCCTGCGCTACACCAAGTACGGCAAGTACACCTATGCCATTGGCGGTAACATGCAGGCGGCGCGAACGTCGGGCATCAACGTCAAGCGTCACCTGGTGATTGTCTACAGCATCGCCGGGCTGCTGGCGGGGCTGGCCGGTGTGGTGGCATCAGCGCGGGCGGCGACCGGGCAGGCGGGCATGGGCATGTCGTATGAGCTGGACGCGATTGCCGCGGCGGTGATCGGCGGCACCAGCCTCGCCGGTGGGGTGGGGCGCATCACCGGGACGGTGATTGGCGCGTTGATCCTCGGGGTCATGGCCAGCGGCTTCACCTTCGTCGGTGTCGATGCGTACATCCAGGACATCATCAAAGGCTTGATTATCGTGGTCGCGGTGGTGATCGATCAGTACCGTAACAAGCGCAAGCTAAAACGTTAA
- a CDS encoding TraR/DksA family transcriptional regulator, translating to MTKEKLLAMPADDYMNAEQLAYFTKLLQNMKVETHERIEQNRIAIESLDSPADPADAASVEEERTWLVNAIDRDQRMLPQLEQALDRINDESFGWCDDSGEPIGLKRLLISPTTKYCIEAQERHEQIDKHQRQA from the coding sequence ATGACAAAGGAAAAGTTGCTGGCCATGCCGGCGGATGACTACATGAATGCCGAGCAACTGGCTTACTTCACCAAGCTGTTGCAGAACATGAAAGTCGAAACCCACGAGCGCATCGAACAGAACCGAATCGCCATTGAAAGCCTGGACAGCCCGGCCGACCCGGCGGACGCTGCTTCCGTAGAAGAAGAGCGAACCTGGCTGGTCAACGCCATCGATCGCGACCAACGCATGCTGCCGCAACTGGAGCAGGCCCTGGACCGCATCAACGATGAAAGCTTCGGCTGGTGCGATGACAGCGGCGAGCCTATCGGCCTCAAGCGCCTGCTGATCAGCCCGACCACCAAATATTGCATCGAAGCTCAAGAACGCCACGAGCAGATCGACAAGCACCAACGTCAGGCCTGA
- a CDS encoding methyl-accepting chemotaxis protein: MATDGSLAATASASVPVARGTARWLAPTLQSLALVVLLCGVTLGGWPLYLGLPLAMLIVWLPRLRSRLANVPAQAANDSLAELTRDLSYTTSHNALSAAGVAYSVKQLAGKVQSQLGAAAQIVSNAESMIATEQATSQLSQQALGAASEAHRSSVAGRSELVESISRMHQLSQRANESRELIEALSVRSDEIQRVSLVIQSIASQTNLLALNAAIEAARAGEHGRRFAVVADEVRGLAGRTAAATGEVGVMVADIQQRTAQVVEQIRQLAGDLDSGVQQVEHTGQHLENIARLAAGVETQVSAIAQGTDTNREQLDSLFHAIEQMRGDLAISDQQTQRLAEAAVQMEGQAETISERLAEVGLDDYHQRVYDLAREGASRIAAQFEADIDQGRISLDDLFDRNYQPIPNTHPAKFQTRFDRYTDQVLPAIQEPLLARHEGLVFAIACTQQGYVPTHNNAFCQPLTGDPQVDTLSNRTKRKFSDRTGIRCGSHQQPVLLQTYTRDTGELMHDLSVPIMLKGRHWGGLRLGYKPEKPR, encoded by the coding sequence ATGGCGACAGACGGATCTCTGGCGGCGACAGCGTCGGCCTCGGTGCCTGTGGCGCGCGGTACGGCGCGCTGGCTGGCGCCGACGTTGCAAAGCCTGGCGCTGGTTGTGTTGCTGTGCGGCGTGACGTTGGGCGGGTGGCCGTTGTACCTGGGCCTGCCCCTGGCAATGCTCATTGTCTGGTTGCCACGCCTGCGCTCGCGCCTGGCCAATGTGCCGGCACAAGCGGCAAACGACAGCCTGGCCGAGCTGACCCGCGACCTCTCCTATACCACCAGCCATAACGCGCTGTCCGCAGCTGGCGTGGCCTATTCCGTCAAGCAGTTGGCCGGCAAGGTCCAGTCGCAACTGGGTGCCGCCGCGCAGATCGTCAGCAATGCCGAATCGATGATCGCCACCGAACAGGCCACCTCGCAGCTCAGCCAACAGGCCTTGGGGGCGGCCAGCGAGGCTCATCGCAGCAGCGTGGCCGGGCGCAGCGAACTGGTGGAATCCATCAGTCGCATGCATCAGCTCAGCCAGCGCGCCAATGAAAGTCGTGAACTGATCGAAGCGCTGAGCGTGCGCAGCGATGAAATCCAGCGCGTGAGCCTGGTCATCCAGTCGATTGCCAGCCAGACCAATCTGCTGGCCCTCAACGCCGCCATCGAGGCAGCGCGGGCCGGTGAACATGGTCGTCGCTTCGCGGTGGTGGCCGATGAGGTGCGCGGCCTGGCCGGGCGCACCGCCGCGGCGACCGGCGAGGTCGGCGTGATGGTGGCGGACATCCAGCAGCGCACCGCGCAAGTCGTCGAGCAGATCCGTCAGTTGGCCGGCGACCTGGACAGCGGCGTGCAGCAAGTCGAGCACACGGGCCAGCACCTGGAAAATATCGCTCGCCTGGCGGCCGGCGTCGAAACCCAGGTCAGCGCCATCGCCCAAGGTACCGACACCAATCGCGAGCAACTGGACAGCCTGTTCCATGCCATCGAGCAGATGCGGGGTGACCTGGCCATCAGCGACCAGCAGACCCAGCGCCTGGCCGAAGCGGCCGTGCAGATGGAGGGCCAGGCCGAAACCATCAGCGAGCGCCTGGCCGAGGTGGGCCTGGACGATTATCACCAACGGGTTTATGACTTGGCCCGGGAAGGGGCTAGCCGGATTGCCGCGCAATTCGAGGCGGACATCGACCAGGGCCGCATCAGTCTGGACGATCTGTTCGACCGAAACTACCAACCCATCCCCAATACCCATCCAGCCAAGTTCCAGACGCGTTTCGACCGCTACACCGATCAGGTGCTGCCGGCGATCCAGGAGCCGTTGCTGGCACGGCATGAAGGATTGGTGTTTGCGATTGCCTGCACCCAGCAAGGCTACGTGCCAACCCACAACAACGCGTTCTGCCAGCCGCTGACGGGCGATCCCCAGGTGGACACGCTGAGCAACCGCACCAAGCGCAAGTTCTCCGACCGCACCGGGATTCGCTGTGGCAGTCACCAGCAGCCGGTGCTGCTGCAAACCTACACCCGGGACACCGGTGAGCTGATGCATGACCTGTCGGTGCCGATCATGCTCAAGGGGCGTCATTGGGGTGGGTTGCGGTTGGGCTATAAGCCCGAGAAGCCGCGCTGA
- a CDS encoding DUF2789 family protein, translating into MEQPSHELKTLFDQLGLPSDGTAIDDFIMAHPLDPNSKLVDAPFWSDQQQDLLREWLLADGEEAVLVDQLNVRLHDGK; encoded by the coding sequence ATGGAACAACCATCCCACGAGCTCAAAACCCTTTTTGACCAACTCGGCCTGCCTTCGGACGGCACAGCCATCGACGATTTCATCATGGCGCACCCGCTGGACCCGAATTCCAAGCTGGTCGATGCGCCTTTCTGGTCAGACCAGCAACAAGACCTGCTTCGGGAGTGGCTGCTTGCCGACGGTGAAGAGGCGGTATTGGTGGACCAGTTGAACGTGCGCCTGCACGACGGGAAATAA
- a CDS encoding ABC transporter substrate-binding protein produces the protein MKRVRQWLAAWATLGVLVSPLPTSAASAPIHFADLNWESGSLITDMLRIIVEKGYGLSTDTLPGTTITLETALANNDIQVIGEEWAGRSPVWVKAEAEGKVVALGDTVKGATEGWWVPEYVIKGDPAKGIKPLAPDLRSVEDLARYKHVFKDPESPDKGRFLNSPIGWTSEVVNKQKLKAYGLSDSYVNFRSGSGAALDAEITSSIRRGKPILFYYWSPTPLLGRFKLVQLQEPPFDAEAWKTLTDADNPNPKPTRSLASKLSIGVSAPFQQQHPDIAEFFSKVDLPIEPLNKALADMSENRTPSREAAEAFLKAHPQVWQAWVPKEVADKVSAGL, from the coding sequence ATGAAACGAGTTCGACAGTGGTTGGCTGCCTGGGCCACCCTCGGTGTGTTGGTTTCACCCCTTCCGACGTCTGCTGCATCGGCGCCGATCCATTTCGCCGACCTGAACTGGGAAAGCGGCAGCCTGATCACCGATATGCTGCGAATCATTGTTGAAAAAGGCTACGGTCTATCGACCGACACGCTGCCGGGGACGACCATCACTCTGGAAACCGCCCTGGCCAACAACGACATCCAAGTGATCGGTGAAGAATGGGCCGGTCGCAGTCCGGTGTGGGTCAAGGCCGAGGCCGAGGGCAAAGTGGTTGCCCTGGGCGATACCGTCAAAGGCGCGACCGAAGGCTGGTGGGTGCCGGAATACGTCATCAAGGGCGATCCGGCCAAGGGCATCAAGCCCCTGGCGCCGGACTTGCGCAGCGTCGAGGACCTGGCGCGCTACAAGCACGTATTCAAGGACCCGGAAAGTCCCGACAAGGGCCGCTTTCTCAACAGCCCCATCGGCTGGACGTCCGAGGTGGTCAATAAACAGAAGCTCAAGGCCTACGGCCTTTCCGACAGCTACGTGAATTTCCGCAGCGGTTCCGGCGCCGCGCTCGACGCGGAAATCACCTCTTCGATCCGCCGTGGCAAGCCCATCCTGTTTTACTACTGGTCCCCCACGCCGTTGCTCGGGCGATTCAAGCTGGTGCAACTGCAAGAACCGCCGTTCGATGCCGAGGCCTGGAAAACCCTGACCGATGCCGATAACCCCAATCCGAAACCGACCCGGTCCCTGGCGTCGAAGCTGTCGATTGGTGTGTCCGCGCCGTTCCAGCAGCAACACCCGGACATCGCCGAGTTTTTCAGCAAGGTCGACCTGCCCATCGAGCCGCTGAACAAGGCCCTGGCCGACATGAGCGAGAACCGCACGCCGTCCCGCGAGGCCGCCGAGGCATTCCTCAAGGCCCATCCTCAGGTCTGGCAGGCCTGGGTCCCCAAGGAAGTCGCCGACAAGGTTTCCGCCGGGCTGTAG
- a CDS encoding DUF3995 domain-containing protein encodes MTLLLARSLVAVFATISLIHLYWALGGRWAASAVVPQVAVKQGGTLQPAFNPSGWLTLLVALALLMIAVLVCLRVGLIAPPVTHRALQWLISAIALLMFARAIGESNLVGFFKEVKDSTFARLDTWVYSPLCVVLGAGLLAVAWA; translated from the coding sequence ATGACGCTTTTATTGGCTCGGTCGCTGGTCGCAGTCTTTGCGACCATCAGCTTGATTCATTTGTATTGGGCGCTGGGGGGCCGCTGGGCTGCTTCAGCGGTCGTGCCGCAGGTTGCGGTGAAGCAGGGCGGTACGCTGCAACCGGCTTTCAACCCATCGGGTTGGCTGACGCTGTTGGTGGCCCTCGCGCTGTTGATGATCGCGGTGCTGGTGTGCCTGCGGGTCGGGTTGATCGCGCCGCCCGTGACCCACCGCGCCTTGCAATGGCTGATCAGCGCAATTGCCTTGCTGATGTTCGCCCGCGCCATCGGCGAGTCGAACCTGGTGGGCTTCTTCAAGGAGGTCAAGGATTCGACGTTTGCCCGGCTCGATACTTGGGTGTACTCGCCGTTATGCGTCGTGTTGGGGGCAGGGTTGCTGGCGGTGGCGTGGGCTTGA